The region CGAAACCATgagaaaaattgaaattatgcATAAGTGGAATTAATGGATAATCAGTAAGATGAGACTTGGCTAGAAGGTTAGTACAAAAAAAATCCGATCCTTATTAATATTTCACGAACATGGCGTAAATACGatacactttaaaaaataataactttccCTCAAATATCTATGTCACTGAAAAATATCCTAAGGATgtacttttgtaaaaaaaaacaaaaacaaaagaaaGACCTAGAGAAAGAAAGTAGAAAAATTGCCTTATGAGGCATGAAAAACATAGTGGATGAAAAGTGAGTAACAAAATCTAAAAGAAGAGATCACTGTTAAAATCACCTTATGGAGAACAACAATGCTCAAACAAAGataaaacataaatacaattttttctgGCCTATAGTAAATTCAATCACTTCTATCACATAATCTAGTAACTAACAAACTAAACAGCATACTAattctttttactgtcgcgttTTCTTGTAAAACACAATACTCGCCGATCCGCGAAGTCCCGAAGGAGAAAGCTACCACCATCCTCCATTAAATATGAAACAACAAACAAGGCAAAGGAAAtcagtacaaaaaaaaagtacaacacaaaaaaaacaacatgtcaAAGACTTTTCTCTAATCAACTAAAATTATGCACACACAAAACAGATTGGGATCATGAGGTTTGCAGGAATAAAAAGGTAGAAAATTGAAGAATATGAAGATTGTTGATTAAGAAGATGAACACACTCTTGAACAAGAACCTTGCAAATGGGCATGGATTTCACCAGTCCATATCGAGTGAACAAAGAAAGGACGAAATATTGAGGAACATCCCAAAAAGAATAACCAATATACTTAGTAATGTGAACTTCTCATCAGACAACAGAATGTTAAGATGTTCTATACTCCTATCATCCCCAATAATGAGCaaaccttatttaaaaaaacagtaaGTTGAAGTGAAAACGAAGTAACATCCTACATCCCAATGAATCTTATAACCATTTCACCAACCAATTAACGTTATGAAGTTTTTGCTCGTCGGTCAAATTATGAGACTgctaaatgtttattttgtgcACTGGACTCACACAGATGCCTTAGCTTGTCTGAATGTACTGAAAGGTCACTCTTTCATCAGTTATACGCCGAACAACACATATTATGTTATCTCCAATCGACGCTGTATCATTTCATCCACTCACGCAGATCATCGGCGAGATTAGTGCAACCACGTCTAAACTCATTAAACCAGTTGTAAACAGTGGTACGAGATGGAGCTTTATCGAATGGCAAATCGTAGTCTATCATACCTCTCTTGTTACTAAAATGATATAcaaagtcataaaaaatcattgcacgaaaattttctcgcggtAATTCATGACGTGACACAAACCTTTTTCAATTTGCCAAATTGTAAaacaaatgaatataatatataggtactcAATAATATTGGGAAtagttccattttcaaaatttaagggTTATACAATGTCGTTATATTGTATACAAGTGGCCAGTTCTAAAAACTTTCAGTTACTATTATGTACTTACTACCACGCCACTCTTCATGCAATATACCATTCGAATAGGAATTGACGTTCACCAATCTTATTAgtaaatcaatatattataacataagtGGGttgtctgaaaaaaaaatctattttatgtTCCATTAATTTAATACATGGTCACGTAGCGtggtatattttaaatgtatgtttttaattttggttgattttttaataaattataggcTTGACAGAAATTTTTCAGATAAACCACTCAGTTTTTTAGCATAATAAGTTTGCCATTAATCACTTATCCGTCGAGTTGCTTCGTATTCGAAAGAGTTTGAGATGGAAAAATTTAGACAATGTTaacatttacttttaatatttttattgctctATCCGCACAATAATacaaatttgtattatattacagACGAAGGAATATATTGATATAATGTACCCAGCATGGAGTTTTTGGGAAGGAGGTCCAGCAATATCTTTATATCCAACGGGCATTGGTCGTTGGGACCAGCATAGATTATCTATAACAGCAGCTGCTAATAAGTAAGTTCATTAATTTCTAACACTCtcaaacctcaaaaataaaaacagaaagGTTTCTGTTATTGCAACAGCTACCAAGCTTAGTATATTTCGGCTTGCCCTCCTGTGACACCCTAGACGCGCAACAACTGATTTGAAGAtatctaaataaatagataaactattttcatggttaaaatattgttcaaattaAGTATGACGCGTGAAAAATCCACCATACTGGTCACGGTCAAGAATTATTCCATATAAATAGTCTTAACTAAACTATTTATATGGAATAATTCTAAGAATTACATGAATAAGAACAGTAGTGTCACTATTTGATCagcttatcaaaataaatattttcacttcAATCACTCAATAAACACTAAATTTCTTAATACCagatattgtaatcattgatattataatctatagatatattattattcattgatattaatatctatagatatacttgctgacccagcaaacgttgtattgccgatattaaaatcgcgatacaaaagtaactgttgatcgtagatgggtgaaaatttgaagttgtatgtatttttatgcctactcataattaaacaaatttaaaaaaaaaatcgtgtggaccacccttaacatttagagggatggaaaatagatgttgtccgattctcagacctacccaatatgcactaaaaatttcatgagaatcggtcaagccatttcggaggagttcaaagtttaacaccatgacccgagaattttatatattagattattatttattgatataatcTATAGATATCCATGGGAATCAAAGAAAGACAAAGCATTCTTTCGTGGATCAAGAACAAGTGAGGAGAGAGATGCACTAGTATTGCTATCGAGATCTCAGCCAGATCTTGTTGATGCTCAATACACGAAAAACCAAGCTTGGAAATCAGACGCAGtaagtgtttaaatattattacatgttattatttataaaaattgcttTGAACAATTCATTATACATTATGATTGGTGGGACATTATATATAAGAGAGCACTCGGTACTCGTTCTAATAGAATTAGGTATAAAGTACCTtcgaagtgaaacttttttatcgacgtatgagagaaattttatagcaatgtcgtcacgattttcggttacgcgccatgttgtttttttttatcaaagttcaaattttatgtattataattatattagtttgAAAGGTAATTCGTGTGACCACGTAGTGTCCATGCTTTGCGTAATTAATTATCTAACTTTAGGTTAAGTTAGGTACTTACtaagtaatttgttatgttttttcaaagtgataaccctcacttctaggattaatacacaaataaaatgtgaaaaataaaaccaaCCAAAGGAAAAATTTACTAATGAGTTTTTGATAATGAGAATGAGAATTTAACTCCCTAGTTGTGACTTGTAACTAtatgatctactttacaattgattttTACCCAGAGGATGCAAtaactgcattttttttataatttacttacattCATCACTTTGGGCACTTGTGTATTaaaaatgatgaagctgtaaatattgataaaaaataaataaagtgtgaaactgagtttcttgccaattctaattaaaaaccaaaatttcCGAAGTTGTGGTAATTATAACTTACACTTTTAATTcccatttcattcatattttcGTCAAGGAGAGAGTTTGAAATTCAGTCACAGGTTAATTTTTAAACTAACAAGTTgtatactaaactaaaaaactaaccAAACCTACTTAATccaaataattttcatattaggaaattgtctTGAGTTGTCACTCTTTTTTTAGGATACTCTACACGCTGCACCAGCCAAAGAAGTGTCATTTGAGGACCACTGCAAGTATAAATATCTTTTCAACTACAGAGGTGTCGCTGCAAGTTTTAGATTTAAACATCTTTTCTTGTGTAAATCTCTAGTGTTTCATGTTGGTGATGAATGGATAGAATTCTTCTATCCTTCATTGAAGCCTTGGGTGCATTATGTGCCAATAAATCCAAAAGctacagaaaaagaaatagcAAATTCCATTAACTATTTTAAAGAAAACAATGAGTTGGCAAAGGAAATTGCGGAGAGGGGCTATAACCATATCTGGGATAATCTGACTGATAATGACGTTTTATGTTATTGGAGAAGATTGTTAAAGAATTACGCCAAACTACTAAGATATGAAGTTATAAAAAGTGATGATGTaaaaagattataatattatacacctTGTACTTACATAGGTACATataacgcgcgagttgaatgcagataCCAGGAATGCCGATAGTGCTGTGAGCTAATTATAGTTGAAgaccataatcatgagtgtgttgataaatttaaacaatgcttttaatttattaataaatacggGTTTACTTATGATTTATCGGTGTTGGTAATGACTAATTGCCTTTTGAGCACctgtggacaccaatagtgaacGTTCGCTGACActtgtcagtgataccgtgctcattatacacacacacacaatagcgcactacgagcacaagtccccagtaagagacgggacgttatcgctaaccgactacactcaccctgatgaagaacctccgaatggtccgaaactggTCGGTACCTAAaccgataaatcgtgagtaaagaCGTATTAATAACAATGTCTCACgagagttttaataatttaaatatttttaatttaccattttcatcattttaaactaataataatatctcaaatttttgttctgccttcaacacacatgtctaacatttttcgccatttctcgtgcttggcgatgaataaaaactctttaaaattaaatgaaaaaaaaaaaaataacaggagatcgcaactttagtattaacgcgATAACACGGTAAGCGTAGGATAACTGACAAGGACGGCACAGCACTACAATGCAGGTGCACGAGGCGAGGTTTGCGGACAGTGGGGGGGAGATGCTCCCGCTCTTTACCTCAGGCCCccactgcattcaactcgcgcgatatcTGTAGATATTGTTAGGCCataattctaaaataaacatGACATAATGAATcttaacatttcatttatttttaacacaatataattatttaaactaaaatctaCTCATGGAtactagatttatataataatatgtaaattttcaGAAGCTATTTAAATTACAGAAAATGACGACTGACACATAGATATAAGCTAAATATAAATGTTGTATACATGAGATCAAAATATGTGATTATAATTTGTAGTACAATTAAATATCTTccacataatatattcaattattttacttatattagaTTGAGTTATATCAATACTACTACTACACAAAGATTATATGATAGGTGGTTTTAAgactcataatatttttaacttctgAATTTAATGCAAATAATGGTGTTTCATCCATTAAACAATTTGGAATTGCATTGTATTTCGAAGAACATGTAGATTTTAGTTTCTTCAAAACCTCTATTACTCTAAAACTTACATGCCTAAATTAATAGTTGAAACTGTTCATAGCCCTATAACTTGAATTAATCGCAGCTCTATAATTATTCAGTATATAACATATAGGAGACGACACACATAAGCTAGTGTTATCATTTATCTGGCAcataattcattatttataatgtgaaagaagTTAATTTTAATGGATACCAGGTTCTTACATAATCAACTATGGTCAAAACCGTGACCTTATATAGCCTCAATAAATTTGAAATGAGATGAAAATACtgtaatatacaggatgtcatTCTTgctcgcaaaatattgtattatttttttagtactaGTAGTCGTTAACTCTTCGCACATTAAACAatgatatttttcttaaaaaaaaaaaagtttcccTATTGTAACAATTTCCCAACAACTACTTTGGATTCTTACGAGACCGCAACAGCATCTGGCTCATCATAAGAGGACCTTTTCCCCGATGCCAGGTTATCATTACATTCTGGGACACCCTATATATTTCGACAGAGTAAATGTACTTTGTAGACAGACAGATTAGAGATAAGAAAAGAAGAATTATGACCGCGGTTGGCCTGTTTCATTAGGAAGGATTACGACATTTGAAAgttaatagataataatttatatttgcttAGTTTTTTCTCGTGACCACGCTGATTCCAGAATCTACATAGTTTAATATTTACGGCATATGTTGCAAATCGGCTTTTAAGGCTGGGTTTTGCacaacaaacatgttaaagtaccggttaaacAAAAAATGAGTTGCACCAATTGACAAGAGATTTTAGATGACGTTATATCTGTTAACCTTAACCGTCCAAATTTCGCCGGttaagctattgttaatgttaagtagCTGCCAGATGTATAAAGTTTGACAAACTAAAATATTCTAAAGcctatcggccttacaaatctTGGTATACAgatataactgatgataaacaaagaaaatgcaaaatgtttacaatatcgttgacaacacgataattctgaagtttttcgaatgacaagctgccttgcaaataaacgcgggaaacattatacgtccgaacaaaccattcgtgaGCAAAATGtctaattttacattttacatattcttggtttatgcttacttataactttatgccaattttatttgtaaggccgttaatgtGTTTAGCTCTAAAATAACATCATGTCCCTACTTCGAGAATTAATAGAGGAATCTACTAGTTTTGAAGAcgaaagtaataatataatgaccAATATCAGGTCTAGAAAAAGAAAATGATAAGTTTAACCATGCCATGcgtggtgcaacacattccccAATCTATGATACGGTCAGTGTTATGTTAACTTTAAATTTGTCTTTAATCTTAACTACAACAGGTAATttggtgcaacccagccttaatcttttattttgtacattataTAAGCTATTGTGATTTAATTACTTTGACACGTGTCTTCATTTTATGAAGTTTAACGGTATTGTCAAACATAAATGCAAACCGAAACGAACTGGAAGCATGGATAATGCGAACAGAAGCGAAGACGTCAAACTATAAAGTAGGCACAGCAAACCGAAAGCGATGCGTTGCGTTACGCCACTCGTGTCAAAAGTTTTGTTAATAAACACAAACTCCGCGCTTCGCTTCTTGCTTCGCATCGCTCTGTTTGACATTGTGCCTACAAAGCCAGCTAATACATCTATCTCGCTCACGCCTCGCCTTTGGTTTGTCCTGGCATGACACGCTTTTCAGTTCGCCACGTTTTCTTTTGTTTCCTTTCGGTTTGCTTTCGCGTGTCTATGTGACTAGATGAAgcgttttaattttgttatgtataGTGTATCGTTTGAATATTATGTGCGTGATCGTCTCCAGTTGCCTACGTATTAGGACATACACGATAGTCTATATTACAAGCTTATTCAAATGAACGCGGTAGAGAAGTATTGAGTATAACGGGTAAGCTTAGCTGAAGTCTCGGTCGGGGAAGATGGCGGGTGCGACCAGGGACCACACATAGAGGCCGACGCACAGCCACGATGACGTGATCTTGATCCACATTGACGCCTCGTTCACCTGGGACAGCTGCGAGCTAGGGCTGCAAAATATATTAGGTACAGTTTCCTGGTCCACCTTAATAATagagacaataagggacgagacgagcagcacgttcagttgatggtaattgataccccttTCCTTGTtgttgattcttgaaaaacccaaaaattctgagcggcactacaattgcgctcgtcacgttaaGTCATAatacgttaagtctcatttgcccagtaatttcactagctacgacacccttcagaccgaaacaattatcttacacattactactttacggcagaaaaGGCGTCGTGGTACCCGTAacctagccagcatcctgtgcaaaggagcttcctacTGGttaatgcccttagtcgcctcctTCGCCATCcgtgggcctgggacttccctattctttttatgctaCGGGGAAGCACTGAAAAATCTTCTGTTTTTAAATGGATAGCATTAACGAGAAAACCtagctaataataattatatcccAACTATAATATAGCAAAATAATTATTCACCTACTTtcctaaatataaattaaactcCATTAAAAAGCCCACGTCCTTTTTTAATCAGACAAgttttcatcaattttttttgGCATCAATCGGCAACTGTTGTAAAATAGTTCAGACGTAATACGTACTTATACCAGTTGGTGAGCGTCATCATGATGTAGAGGGTCGCCAGAGCGAAGACTACGTGGAAAAAGCTCCAGGAGTAGGCGACGCCGTCACCCTCGTTGTCGAACACCTTCGCCCCGTCGTCTTTGCCCGCCTCACCGCCGTCGCCCTCTATACAATCATAACCTGCGCTCAGTGAGCGAAACCACATGCAAGCATTAGCCTCACCACAAGCAATGGATACTAAAGTAACGATATACGTAAAGGATCAAGCATATTTACTTCAAGCTAGAACAATCCCAAGCGTGAACGTGAAATTAGAATGATTgccgccatcttggaaaaaATTTTGACAACccaaacacacacacagacatatATAGAGTAACAGATTACACATTCGTTAAAAACTGAGTAGCCCTAGTGGCGCAGACATAAGGAGCCTAGGTATCACAGGACCGGTTATCCGTTattatttaaagatattaaagaTAAATCACCCGATATAATTAccgaaagtgtttttttttaataattactttttttaaatcgaaaatttataaaaactttacaTACAACGAAAAATTTCGTCTTTGTTGCCAAATCCGTCCCTGGTTAATTACACGGGGTATATGAAGTAGACGTCTGTTGCCTATCAATATGGCGTTGCGGGATAAACAAGCTAATAGAACGACATAGACAATTTATAAGTCTAAATAGTGCCTTTTGCTGTTAGGAAACGTATGACAACAAGCccaatttattacttttttttgtagaagtgttcacagctgtcacagtctatcaagacgtataaactATCTAAAGAGATACATTTACTAGTCGCAAAAAAAGGATAAAAATCATGCCCAACTTAGATTAATGTTTTATCTGCCACTTTTATATgtctgtaaatatataataaactctGTTTATCTTGgaagatattattaatagttttttaattaatttagcgTAGTGATTTTTATGTGTTTggttttattgtgtttgtttatAGTAAAGCGTAAATGATTGATCCTTTTCATATAACGTTTAGTTTTAGCTATCAACAGCTCTAATAATTCCTGATGCAAAGActtctacaaaatattttgatattttctaAAAAAGCAGAGTAGGATATTTACAAAATGAAAATCATCTATGTAATAATAGCTGAGAGAAAATAAtctaattaaatattgtatttaattaaaagttgTATAGGCTATGACACAAAATACCAGGTTTTCTacatgaaattgaaaaaaaaaaaggggGTGTGAACATTACGTACGCCCgcaaaagttatacttctttaacgTAAGAAATAAAAgacaattttattaatgtcgaaagaacaatattgtaattaagatatattatattacaaacaacgaatgaaaataatattataccgcataatttagtaaaataaagtttgttttaaatattctttaaattattgtaatacaaatagaaataatattttttttctattttgcaatttaaacatattgaaatttatttaattttaaattaaatttatttagttattgttcagtagacatatgagatTAAATATGCTTATGGTAGTTGAAGTATGATGTTGTAGTCGATCAACCAATATcggggtgtcgaatttgcgtgacggtgtgacgcgccaaaagaagtataactttaaaaacgatATAAATAAAGTAGTGTTCTCAGGTTTACTAATGTTATTAAATGATAGAATCTACATTAAAATTAAGCGACATTCATTATCAAGCATGACCCATCTCCAGATCCCGTTTCGTTTGTAAAATTACCTTCATTAGCAATAAGACCTCCATTTCCTTACGCCCCGGGGGTGATCGACCGAAATAAATAAGTTTGTGTTAGTAATCATTaaagtttcaatttaataaaattggcAAGTCCAGCGCACTGATTGTATTTATAATGACaaggacgagaagagcaggacgttcagctgatggtaattgatatgccctgcccattacaatgcagtgccccttaaggattgaaaaacccaaaaattctgagcggcactacaattgcgctcgtcaccttgagacataagattatttatttattttcatgttatCTACATCgtcacaatttatatacaatataattataatattaagtagaaaAATAAGGCCAAAACTGATGACAAGATGTTATTAAGTAATCATACTTTTTCGATTAAGGTGAGTCCAGATTAACAGATGTGTTTAAAAACATTGGTTATTATACCATTAAGATTATTTGAAAATTGTAACATATAATGGGACTGCAACTTAAAAAATCACTCGTATAAATATGATGTCTGTAaacttttcatttctcatactcggaaagtattgttgttttaatctgattattgggtagaaaatgctgcttccctacACAGAGAGGGCAAAACTCAAATTACTTTCCActtaagggccggaatgaactttaaaaatagaactgttgtcagctgtgaagagttttatgtaaaagaaaaactaataaaaaaaatgctgcagCCATGTGACTTtttaaacagccagtgtgaacttagcgcaaattctttgagcggaataagccgcaacaattacgcggtgagttccatatttaaaattcaaaaagtcgacatatattgtcctaatttgacaattaattttaaataggtactactaatattattacatattatctatgaatagtttagataaacaaatagttttattttcctcatattcgaaatgaaaagtagagtgtttaacacgggtaaaaaattcaattcctactcggactatagcctaaatacctcgggaatagattctttcgaccctcggttaacaatgtACTATACTTTTACATGActtcaataattgatgtttaTTATTACTAAGTTAATAATGCTTTGCTTAACTGCTGAATTTGGAAATAAGAAGAATTATAGGTAAGATAACTCCAAGAAGTTTATTACATATAACTTGTTATAATCCTCAAATAAAACGTTGTCTGCaccaataaaatatgtttaaactagTCTGTACTCAGCTTTAGCGCAACAAATAGATtactaaatttatttgaatttgagccTTTAACATGGAATATTATAAATGGGACAGTGAACCTTTATTGTATAAGGCCTTCCAATTTGGGGAATCTAGTATTCAAATTGAGAAATAGGTgaatagatttatataatattatatagaaaattGTTTGacccaaattaaataaattattcaatattattgcaactgtaaatttataaaatttgaccAGTGCGACAGGGCTGACCCTAGCGAGCCCATAGTCTATGGCATCGCGCGTTTGTTAGTATGTATTGTGGGAGAATTCTAAAAACAATGTAGGATTTATTTTTAaggtaaaaataacataattataaatgtgacAACACAACATTGTAATACAAATTCGAGATTATTAATAggtacttgaaaaaaaaaaacacatttgtctcaaaatattgttaaataaatcaatcaCCTGCATTTCCTTCCTTGGCCAGTATATGCTCGGACATGGTTATCTTGGAGGAGTTGGAGGCTGTTCTGATGCTGGAGTATAGCACGCTGCAACCCCAGATTACCACGGCGATGATGCGTTGCTTGTCGAATGAGTTCTGCACGGAGGTTGTATGTAATTATAACAATTGTCTATGGTCATTACATTATAAATCGCCGCCTAGATTCCGTCTCACTAAGGTCTTGCGGCATTAAATGGAACTAATTATTGAAGTGACAACTTCTTGTGGA is a window of Leptidea sinapis chromosome 23, ilLepSina1.1, whole genome shotgun sequence DNA encoding:
- the LOC126971278 gene encoding O-glucosyltransferase rumi homolog isoform X2; its protein translation is MMISTNVLVNLPVPKQNTICTIKIIEGKLYREVECHFPARCSGVEHYLKLLAPKLPNMELSINTRDWPQVNPTWGHDAMPVFSFSKTKEYIDIMYPAWSFWEGGPAISLYPTGIGRWDQHRLSITAAANKYPWESKKDKAFFRGSRTSEERDALVLLSRSQPDLVDAQYTKNQAWKSDADTLHAAPAKEVSFEDHCKYKYLFNYRGVAASFRFKHLFLCKSLVFHVGDEWIEFFYPSLKPWVHYVPINPKATEKEIANSINYFKENNELAKEIAERGYNHIWDNLTDNDVLCYWRRLLKNYAKLLRYEVIKSDDVKRL
- the LOC126971278 gene encoding O-glucosyltransferase rumi homolog isoform X1; the encoded protein is MNIYFRFIILLLIGISVTTSDDDFHQCASESSCSKTKHNMYNKEINEWTSKINNLIRKANDEHMPCRNVNCSCYKNVIKNDLQPFKGGITKEMVEHAMKKGTKYQIIEGKLYREVECHFPARCSGVEHYLKLLAPKLPNMELSINTRDWPQVNPTWGHDAMPVFSFSKTKEYIDIMYPAWSFWEGGPAISLYPTGIGRWDQHRLSITAAANKYPWESKKDKAFFRGSRTSEERDALVLLSRSQPDLVDAQYTKNQAWKSDADTLHAAPAKEVSFEDHCKYKYLFNYRGVAASFRFKHLFLCKSLVFHVGDEWIEFFYPSLKPWVHYVPINPKATEKEIANSINYFKENNELAKEIAERGYNHIWDNLTDNDVLCYWRRLLKNYAKLLRYEVIKSDDVKRL